Proteins found in one Populus alba chromosome 14, ASM523922v2, whole genome shotgun sequence genomic segment:
- the LOC118058627 gene encoding transcription factor HEC2 translates to MEIDLLKSATEDQMEMMMMIDKFPEFYGACNDVADHLSPTDQFLAASVSDSSVPHFNTDNPHIANLPPFMNLPSTLSFNSNNTPIQDHSPRAFFSSPSTSRWRGLGELPGTAKDYATPSRKKNSVAAMREMIFRIAAMQPIHIDPESVKPPKRRNVKISKDPQSVAARHRRERISERIRILQRLVPGGTKMDTASMLDEAIHYVKFLKTQVQSLERAQANRPTATTGIGFPVAMTSGSYLPVGKGYHQQPANHHHLQNVQHYGDA, encoded by the coding sequence ATGGAAATTGACCTGTTAAAGTCTGCAACAGAGGATCAGatggagatgatgatgatgattgacAAGTTTCCTGAGTTCTACGGTGCCTGTAACGATGTTGCTGATCATTTATCCCCAACTGATCAGTTTCTTGCTGCCAGTGTAAGTGATAGCTCCGTCCCGCATTTCAATACTGATAACCCACACATCGCTAACTTACCTCCATTTATGAACCTACCATCCACTCTATCTTTTAATAGCAATAATACCCCAATTCAAGACCATTCCCCGCGAGCTTTCTTTTCCAGTCCATCTACGTCAAGATGGAGAGGTCTTGGTGAATTACCAGGCACTGCAAAAGACTATGCTACACCATCACGAAAGAAGAATTCAGTGGCGGCAATGAGGGAGATGATATTTCGAATTGCAGCCATGCAGCCAATTCACATAGACCCTGAGTCAGTGAAGCCACCAAAACGTAGGAACGTGAAGATATCGAAAGATCCACAAAGTGTTGCTGCACGCCATAGAAGAGAAAGGATAAGTGAGAGAATAAGGATACTTCAAAGACTAGTCCCCGGAGGGACTAAAATGGACACTGCCTCTATGTTAGATGAGGCAATTCATTATGTTAAGTTCTTGAAGACCCAAGTGCAGTCACTTGAGAGAGCTCAAGCTAATAGGCCAACAGCAACAACTGGGATTGGATTTCCTGTGGCAATGACTAGTGGAAGTTACCTTCCAGTGGGGAAAGGATATCACCAACAGCCTGCTaaccatcatcatcttcaaaatGTTCAGCATTATGGAGATGCTTAG